Proteins found in one Pontibacter sp. SGAir0037 genomic segment:
- a CDS encoding peroxiredoxin yields MAVLVGKKAPSFKATAVVNGEEFEENFSLEQYIGKQHVVFFFWPMDFTFVCPTEILAFQDRLADFERKGVAVVGCSTDTHFSHFAWLNTPQDQGGIQGVTYPLVADAAKTIAQNYDVLAGHYDYTEEGEVTFVGEPVAYRGLFLIDKEGVVRHQVVNDLPLGRSIDEAMRVVDALQYFEEKGEVCPANWEEGKEGMQATKEGVSNYLAQRAH; encoded by the coding sequence ATGGCAGTATTAGTAGGTAAAAAAGCACCTTCTTTCAAAGCTACCGCTGTTGTAAACGGCGAAGAATTCGAAGAAAACTTCTCATTAGAACAATACATCGGAAAACAGCATGTTGTTTTCTTCTTCTGGCCAATGGACTTTACATTCGTTTGCCCAACTGAAATTCTTGCATTCCAGGACAGGCTGGCTGATTTCGAGCGTAAAGGTGTAGCTGTGGTAGGTTGCTCTACCGACACACACTTCTCTCACTTTGCATGGTTAAACACACCACAGGACCAAGGTGGTATACAAGGTGTTACTTATCCATTAGTAGCAGATGCGGCTAAAACTATTGCTCAGAACTATGACGTGTTAGCTGGACACTATGACTACACCGAAGAAGGTGAAGTAACTTTCGTTGGAGAGCCTGTGGCTTACCGCGGTCTGTTCCTGATCGACAAAGAAGGTGTTGTACGTCACCAGGTTGTAAACGACCTTCCGCTTGGCCGCAGCATTGATGAAGCGATGCGTGTTGTAGATGCATTGCAGTATTTCGAAGAGAAAGGCGAAGTTTGCCCAGCTAACTGGGAAGAAGGTAAAGAAGGTATGCAAGCTACAAAAGAAGGCGTATCTAACTACCTGGCTCAGAGAGCTCACTAA
- a CDS encoding porin family protein: protein MLSATNVASAQKRIVGLNKPGYDDRPVHYGFYLALPFTKYNIQHSQEYVNQLNTSDPMTVNAKVSPGFYTGLVLNVRLAEYLDARFVPGVGFYGRTIEYDNVPQATEENATELVTIPSTMVELPLLLKYKSKRRTNYRVYMVGGVKPGIDLNSRKNDRGVEGLRAEKFDLALEYGFGVDMFYPYFKFAPEIRFSHGLLNQHIADDNMYSRSLQRMTNHNVSLILYFE, encoded by the coding sequence TTGCTTTCTGCCACAAACGTTGCCTCGGCACAAAAGAGGATCGTAGGGCTTAATAAACCAGGCTACGACGACAGGCCTGTACATTACGGATTTTACCTGGCGCTTCCTTTTACAAAGTATAACATTCAGCATTCGCAGGAGTATGTAAACCAATTAAATACTTCTGATCCGATGACGGTGAATGCGAAGGTTAGCCCCGGCTTCTATACCGGCTTGGTACTGAATGTGCGTTTAGCCGAATACCTGGATGCCCGTTTTGTGCCGGGCGTTGGCTTTTATGGCAGAACTATAGAATATGATAATGTGCCTCAGGCAACAGAAGAAAATGCTACTGAACTGGTAACTATACCTTCAACTATGGTGGAGTTGCCTCTTCTGCTGAAGTATAAATCGAAGAGGCGCACCAACTACAGAGTATACATGGTTGGAGGAGTAAAACCGGGTATAGACCTGAACAGCCGGAAAAACGATCGTGGGGTAGAGGGGCTTCGCGCTGAAAAGTTTGATTTAGCCCTGGAGTATGGCTTTGGTGTGGATATGTTTTACCCATACTTTAAGTTTGCGCCGGAAATCCGTTTTTCTCATGGTTTGCTGAACCAGCACATTGCTGATGATAACATGTATAGCCGTAGTCTGCAGCGCATGACCAATCATAACGTTTCACTAATACTTTACTTCGAGTAA
- a CDS encoding VOC family protein translates to MQKNIISWFEIPVKDMARASKFYTNAFGVNIMPDGVAGPEFEMGIFEYSENQISGALIKGEGYEPCEKGLLIYMNAEPDIAACLDRVEAAGGKIVIPKFKISDEYGYIAYFYDTEGNKVGMHSSN, encoded by the coding sequence ATGCAGAAGAATATTATTAGCTGGTTCGAAATACCAGTGAAGGATATGGCACGTGCTTCAAAATTTTATACAAATGCTTTTGGCGTTAACATAATGCCGGATGGAGTGGCAGGGCCAGAGTTTGAAATGGGTATTTTCGAATATTCAGAGAACCAGATTTCGGGTGCCCTTATAAAAGGAGAGGGGTATGAGCCATGTGAAAAAGGCTTGCTGATTTACATGAATGCTGAACCAGATATTGCTGCCTGCCTGGACCGGGTAGAGGCAGCAGGCGGGAAAATAGTTATTCCAAAGTTTAAAATATCAGATGAGTATGGGTATATCGCTTACTTCTATGATACTGAAGGTAATAAGGTAGGAATGCATTCGAGCAATTAA
- a CDS encoding enoyl-CoA hydratase-related protein — protein MEFIKVEAQARPYVALVQLNRPKELNALNLQLMGELRDALKQLDEDEQVRVIIVTGNERAFAAGADIKQMAGKTAIDMLNIDQFSTWDQIKKTKKPLIAAVSGFALGGGCELAMTCDMIIASETAMFGQPEIKIGVMPGAGGTQRLTKALGKAKAMEMVLTGKFLTATDAERQGLVNRVVPVELYLEEAFKLAGEIAQMSPVAAKLAKEAVNRSFEASLEEGLYFERKNFYLCFASEDQKEGMAAFIEKRKPSFSGR, from the coding sequence ATGGAATTTATAAAAGTAGAAGCACAGGCCCGGCCATATGTAGCGCTTGTGCAGTTAAACCGCCCAAAGGAGTTAAATGCTCTGAACCTGCAACTAATGGGAGAACTTCGCGACGCCCTGAAGCAACTGGATGAAGATGAGCAGGTGCGTGTAATTATTGTTACAGGCAACGAACGTGCTTTTGCAGCCGGGGCCGATATAAAGCAAATGGCAGGCAAAACAGCCATCGATATGCTGAACATAGATCAGTTCTCCACCTGGGATCAGATCAAGAAAACGAAAAAGCCACTTATTGCGGCTGTATCTGGTTTTGCACTCGGAGGAGGCTGCGAGCTGGCCATGACCTGCGACATGATTATTGCTTCTGAAACAGCTATGTTTGGCCAGCCGGAAATTAAAATTGGCGTTATGCCCGGCGCAGGTGGCACACAAAGGCTTACCAAAGCCTTGGGGAAAGCCAAAGCAATGGAAATGGTGTTAACAGGAAAGTTTCTGACGGCTACAGACGCTGAAAGACAGGGACTGGTAAACAGAGTGGTGCCTGTGGAACTCTATTTAGAAGAGGCCTTCAAACTGGCCGGCGAAATTGCCCAAATGTCTCCGGTGGCTGCAAAGCTTGCCAAAGAAGCCGTAAACCGTTCGTTTGAAGCCAGCCTGGAAGAAGGGCTTTATTTTGAGCGGAAGAATTTTTACCTCTGCTTTGCTTCAGAAGATCAGAAAGAAGGTATGGCTGCATTTATTGAAAAAAGAAAACCTTCTTTTTCAGGAAGATAG
- a CDS encoding aspartate kinase encodes MKIFKFGGASVKDADAFRNLAHIVQEHGGNKRLLIVVSAMGKTTNALELVFNEAYQSLDYSQSLRTLHLYHTDITRELFSGKDHQVHAQLEHLFEQLQNSLHEIKQISDYDQAYDQIVSYGELLSSTILHYYLQQQNLKNQLVDSKKYILTDNSWREAKVDWAWTERMIKRDLPALLEKQLIVTQGFLGGTNNGYTTTLGREGSDFSAAIFAYCLEAEAMYIWKDVEGLLNADPKHFENTVRYPEISYQETIEMAYYGATVIHPKTIKPLANKLIPLYVKSFLNPAGEGTKICDCKFEIIAPAFIRKEHQCLISFSAKDFTFITEKNLGTIFNALSELRIKINMMQNSAISFSICTDVNQDRLQQLLLTLQDTFTIHYNTELTLTTIKNYNSSDIAKIIQGKEILLEQRTRTTFQVVSR; translated from the coding sequence ATGAAAATATTCAAGTTTGGCGGGGCTTCTGTAAAAGACGCAGATGCGTTTAGAAACCTGGCTCACATCGTACAGGAGCATGGCGGCAATAAGCGTTTGTTGATTGTTGTTTCGGCCATGGGTAAAACCACTAATGCCTTGGAACTCGTATTCAACGAAGCTTATCAGTCGCTTGACTATAGCCAATCCCTTCGTACCCTCCACCTCTATCATACCGATATTACCAGGGAGCTTTTTTCAGGTAAAGACCACCAGGTTCATGCACAGTTGGAGCACCTGTTCGAACAGCTACAGAACAGCCTGCACGAAATAAAGCAGATCAGCGATTACGATCAGGCATACGACCAGATTGTAAGTTACGGAGAGCTGCTCTCCTCTACCATACTGCACTATTACCTGCAGCAGCAGAACCTCAAAAATCAATTAGTAGATAGCAAAAAGTATATCCTAACGGATAACAGCTGGCGGGAAGCAAAAGTAGACTGGGCCTGGACAGAGCGTATGATAAAACGGGACTTACCAGCCCTTTTAGAAAAACAGCTCATTGTCACCCAGGGCTTTCTGGGTGGTACCAATAACGGCTATACCACCACCCTTGGCCGTGAGGGTTCTGATTTTAGTGCGGCCATTTTTGCCTATTGCCTCGAAGCAGAAGCAATGTATATCTGGAAAGATGTAGAAGGCTTATTAAATGCCGATCCCAAACATTTCGAAAACACGGTGCGCTACCCTGAAATATCTTACCAGGAAACCATAGAAATGGCTTATTATGGCGCTACGGTTATTCACCCTAAAACTATCAAGCCGCTGGCTAACAAGCTTATTCCGCTTTATGTTAAGTCTTTTCTGAATCCGGCAGGGGAAGGCACTAAAATCTGTGACTGTAAATTTGAAATCATAGCTCCAGCCTTCATCAGGAAAGAACACCAGTGCCTGATCTCCTTTAGTGCAAAAGACTTCACCTTTATCACCGAAAAGAACCTGGGAACCATTTTTAACGCCCTCTCTGAACTACGTATTAAAATAAACATGATGCAGAACTCCGCTATTTCATTCTCTATCTGCACAGATGTTAATCAGGATCGCCTTCAGCAACTGCTGCTTACCTTACAGGATACTTTTACAATACATTACAACACAGAGCTTACCCTTACTACTATCAAGAATTATAACAGCTCCGATATTGCCAAAATAATTCAGGGAAAGGAAATACTCCTGGAGCAAAGAACCCGCACAACATTTCAGGTAGTGAGCAGGTAA
- a CDS encoding DUF5606 domain-containing protein — translation MPIDLRQVAAISGMSGLYRIVKPTRTGVIVESLADNPSRLVAQARHRMSLLDEISIYTTDEETTVPLADVFDRIHQKYSGELPLNDKPSNEELKSFMADVLPEYDEDRVYVSDMKKLATWYTIVHKYVGFTEQASEEATSESGEESDNNETEDKA, via the coding sequence ATGCCTATTGATTTAAGACAAGTTGCTGCCATTTCTGGCATGAGTGGCTTATACCGCATTGTAAAACCTACTCGTACTGGGGTAATTGTGGAAAGTTTAGCCGATAACCCAAGCCGTTTAGTGGCTCAGGCACGCCACCGCATGTCGTTACTGGATGAGATTTCTATTTATACTACCGACGAAGAAACAACAGTTCCGTTGGCTGATGTTTTCGATCGCATTCATCAAAAATACAGCGGAGAACTTCCTCTTAACGACAAGCCAAGCAATGAGGAGCTGAAAAGCTTTATGGCAGATGTGCTTCCGGAGTACGATGAAGATCGTGTATATGTGTCGGATATGAAGAAGCTTGCCACCTGGTATACAATCGTTCATAAGTACGTAGGCTTTACGGAACAAGCTTCAGAAGAAGCAACGTCTGAATCAGGGGAAGAATCAGACAACAACGAAACAGAAGATAAGGCATAA
- a CDS encoding energy transducer TonB, whose translation MKTKFSLLLVLFAFMAITSNAQTASTEKPQEEQVWVPDKVIAAAEHYEGGKEAMYKFIKNETKYPPLAKRNRIQGEAIISFTLNDDGSTSGFKILKNPGGGTGEEALRVAKLIKFKAPGYSQVTSLPILFKL comes from the coding sequence ATGAAAACAAAATTCTCTCTTTTATTGGTTCTGTTTGCCTTTATGGCGATTACCTCTAATGCGCAAACAGCCAGTACAGAAAAGCCACAAGAAGAGCAGGTTTGGGTACCTGATAAAGTAATTGCCGCTGCCGAACACTACGAAGGAGGCAAAGAGGCAATGTATAAATTCATTAAAAACGAGACCAAGTACCCTCCCCTTGCCAAGCGCAACCGTATTCAGGGAGAAGCTATTATCAGCTTTACATTAAACGACGACGGCTCTACTTCAGGATTTAAAATTTTAAAAAACCCGGGTGGAGGCACAGGTGAGGAAGCACTTAGAGTTGCTAAGCTTATCAAGTTCAAAGCTCCCGGCTATAGCCAGGTAACCAGCCTGCCAATTCTATTTAAATTATAA
- the ubiE gene encoding bifunctional demethylmenaquinone methyltransferase/2-methoxy-6-polyprenyl-1,4-benzoquinol methylase UbiE encodes MAVVPYKDQNDGKKSQVASMFNNIAGKYDFLNHFLSAGIDIIWRRKAVSLLAPEKPKLVLDIATGTADFAIETLKLKPEKIVGVDISEGMLAVGREKLKKKGLSHKIELRYGDSEKLPFEDNTFDAITVAFGVRNFENLSKGLAEMNRVLKPGGTAVVLEFSKPKAFPMKQLYHFYFKNILPVVGRIVSKDNAAYTYLPESVQAFPDGKDFISIFENVGFKSTKWHSLTFGISSIYTGKK; translated from the coding sequence ATGGCGGTAGTACCTTATAAAGACCAGAATGATGGAAAGAAGTCGCAGGTGGCTTCTATGTTTAATAACATTGCAGGGAAGTACGATTTTCTGAACCACTTTCTGAGCGCTGGTATCGACATTATCTGGCGACGCAAAGCGGTAAGTCTGCTGGCACCTGAAAAACCGAAGCTGGTACTGGATATAGCTACCGGTACGGCAGACTTTGCCATTGAAACACTAAAATTAAAACCCGAAAAAATAGTTGGCGTAGACATCTCGGAAGGTATGCTGGCAGTTGGCCGGGAGAAGCTTAAAAAGAAAGGCCTGTCTCATAAAATTGAGCTCAGATACGGTGATTCTGAAAAGCTGCCCTTCGAAGATAATACCTTCGATGCCATTACTGTAGCCTTTGGTGTTAGAAACTTTGAGAACCTTAGCAAAGGACTTGCTGAGATGAACCGGGTGCTAAAACCAGGAGGAACAGCTGTTGTGCTGGAGTTTTCCAAACCCAAAGCCTTCCCAATGAAACAGCTCTATCATTTTTATTTCAAAAATATACTACCAGTAGTAGGTAGAATCGTTTCTAAAGACAATGCTGCTTATACGTACCTGCCGGAGTCGGTACAGGCTTTCCCGGATGGGAAGGATTTCATCAGCATTTTTGAAAACGTTGGATTTAAATCGACTAAATGGCACTCACTCACTTTCGGAATAAGCTCAATTTATACAGGGAAAAAATAA
- a CDS encoding OmpA family protein, producing MNQLGKPAFRFSVFLVFLLLCTTVASAQSNRKLMRSGNKFFDNSNFRAAVPFYEQIIANSPNNALAYYYAGISYMSFDKERAADYVYRAQELDANVNRDLLYWIARIEHINYSFDEAIANFEAYKKTISKRDKARIQEIDMRIQHARNAKKQVENPKDVFVRNLGGTINTAYSEHSPVISTDDNYLLFTSRSASVTGGTEAEDGEYYEDIFESRRVQGGDWDEPHSLAGRLSSTGHDASIQLYDKDTKMLLYRQENNGDILFSERGATGQWGLPQSVGSNINTRDFESDAYITKDGKRLFYSTNHYSKNRDLDIYVSERQPDGEWGKPVSLGNVINTPYDDDSPYLADDGVTLYFSSRGHNTMGGYDIFVAVYDTVAHQWGQPQNMGAPINTPDDDTYYRLSPDGSYAYLSSYRIGGWGEKDIYTINYLRPIRIVGQVFTMQDSIPIPDVKLVFSSTTADQRPISYLDITRAGKGNYEVNVLSGRKFQVQLSKDDKDILYDELEVPVALSESNTIVQNFYIPTTGGAIAKAEPKAKKADGFVICGTALQQMEGARRKTPVQNTLVVLEDDKGQKLGETHTDANGDFSFDVKILENYSILIKKQRFFASRQSFEPDAKREVLEEGGRRYCLVRPLLIEEIVIGKSIIIDNIYYDFDKDNIRPDAARELNKLVQVLKDNPEIEIELSSHTDARGVDIYNLDLSQRRAESAVKYIISQGIDASRITAKGYGETRHKVPDAKSEREHQMNRRTEFTVVKIREI from the coding sequence ATGAATCAGTTAGGTAAACCGGCTTTCCGGTTTTCGGTTTTTCTCGTGTTCCTGCTATTGTGTACTACAGTAGCATCTGCTCAAAGTAACAGAAAGTTAATGCGTAGCGGGAATAAGTTTTTCGACAATAGTAACTTCAGGGCAGCTGTTCCTTTTTATGAGCAGATAATTGCCAACAGTCCTAACAATGCCTTGGCGTATTATTATGCAGGCATCAGCTATATGTCTTTCGACAAAGAACGGGCCGCCGACTATGTTTACCGTGCCCAGGAATTAGATGCAAATGTAAACCGTGACCTGCTTTACTGGATTGCCCGGATCGAACACATCAACTATAGTTTTGATGAGGCCATAGCCAACTTCGAAGCGTATAAAAAAACAATCAGCAAACGTGATAAGGCGCGTATACAAGAGATTGACATGCGGATACAGCATGCCCGTAACGCAAAAAAGCAAGTAGAAAATCCGAAAGATGTGTTTGTGAGAAATTTGGGCGGTACAATCAATACTGCATACTCAGAGCATAGTCCGGTAATTTCGACAGACGACAATTACCTGCTTTTTACCTCCAGAAGCGCTTCTGTAACAGGAGGTACTGAAGCAGAGGATGGGGAGTATTACGAAGATATTTTTGAATCGAGAAGAGTGCAGGGCGGAGATTGGGATGAACCACACTCATTAGCTGGCCGCCTTAGCAGCACCGGCCACGATGCTTCTATTCAGCTGTATGATAAAGATACGAAGATGCTCCTTTACCGGCAGGAGAACAACGGCGATATTCTATTTTCTGAACGTGGTGCAACAGGGCAGTGGGGGCTGCCACAAAGTGTAGGAAGCAATATCAATACCCGCGATTTTGAATCTGATGCCTATATTACAAAAGACGGGAAACGTTTATTCTATTCTACAAACCACTACTCTAAAAATCGCGACCTGGATATTTATGTGTCGGAGCGCCAGCCTGATGGCGAATGGGGGAAGCCGGTTAGCCTGGGAAACGTTATTAACACGCCTTACGACGACGACAGTCCTTACCTGGCTGATGATGGAGTTACCCTTTACTTTAGCTCCAGGGGACACAATACGATGGGCGGTTATGATATTTTTGTAGCCGTTTATGATACAGTGGCGCATCAGTGGGGGCAGCCTCAGAACATGGGGGCGCCTATTAACACACCCGACGACGATACATATTACCGCCTAAGCCCCGACGGGAGTTATGCCTACCTCTCCTCATATCGCATAGGAGGCTGGGGAGAAAAAGATATTTATACTATAAACTACCTTCGCCCGATCCGGATTGTGGGGCAGGTGTTTACCATGCAGGACAGCATTCCCATTCCGGATGTGAAACTGGTTTTCAGTTCTACTACAGCCGATCAGCGACCTATTTCTTACCTGGATATAACCAGAGCCGGCAAGGGTAACTATGAAGTAAATGTATTGTCTGGCAGAAAATTCCAGGTGCAGCTTTCCAAAGATGATAAAGACATACTGTATGACGAGCTGGAGGTGCCCGTAGCGTTATCTGAATCGAATACCATTGTGCAGAACTTCTATATACCAACAACGGGTGGTGCTATTGCAAAGGCCGAACCTAAAGCTAAAAAAGCAGATGGTTTTGTGATTTGTGGTACAGCCTTACAGCAAATGGAAGGTGCACGCAGAAAAACTCCGGTTCAGAACACGCTGGTGGTGCTGGAAGATGATAAAGGGCAGAAGCTGGGAGAAACCCATACCGATGCTAATGGTGATTTCTCTTTTGATGTGAAAATACTGGAGAACTACTCTATCCTGATTAAAAAGCAGCGCTTCTTTGCCTCCCGCCAGAGCTTTGAGCCGGACGCTAAGCGGGAGGTGCTGGAAGAAGGAGGTAGAAGATATTGCTTGGTGAGGCCTTTGCTGATTGAAGAAATTGTGATTGGCAAAAGCATTATCATAGATAACATCTACTATGATTTTGATAAAGATAACATCAGGCCCGATGCAGCAAGAGAGCTTAATAAGCTGGTGCAGGTGCTGAAAGATAATCCGGAGATTGAGATTGAGTTAAGCTCCCATACAGATGCAAGAGGTGTGGACATATATAACCTGGATCTGTCGCAGCGCAGAGCAGAGTCGGCTGTGAAATATATTATTTCGCAGGGGATAGATGCCAGCCGTATTACAGCTAAAGGATACGGCGAAACAAGGCATAAAGTGCCTGATGCCAAATCGGAGCGGGAGCACCAGATGAACCGCCGCACCGAGTTTACAGTAGTAAAAATCAGGGAAATTTAA
- a CDS encoding Fur family transcriptional regulator, producing MEQHYSRDILKQQIIEAGLKATHQRIVVYEALHELHGHHPTAEEVFQRLRPVNPSISLGTVYKTLDSFAERELVKRVLSEEGGKRYDANNLAHNHIYCSNTKEIMDYQDEELEALLVSFFQKRNMENFEIKSISVQLTGTKKDPDKQISITRTE from the coding sequence GTGGAGCAGCATTATAGCAGAGATATCTTAAAACAGCAGATTATAGAGGCTGGCTTAAAAGCTACTCATCAGCGAATAGTCGTATATGAAGCATTGCACGAACTGCACGGGCACCATCCTACTGCAGAGGAGGTTTTTCAACGCCTGAGGCCCGTAAACCCTAGTATATCGCTGGGAACCGTTTACAAAACATTAGATTCTTTTGCAGAAAGGGAGCTTGTTAAGCGTGTATTGTCGGAGGAAGGAGGCAAACGCTACGATGCCAATAACCTTGCCCATAACCACATCTATTGCAGCAACACCAAAGAAATAATGGATTACCAGGACGAAGAGCTGGAGGCACTGCTGGTTAGTTTTTTCCAGAAAAGAAATATGGAAAACTTCGAAATCAAAAGTATTTCGGTGCAGCTCACGGGCACTAAAAAAGATCCTGACAAACAAATAAGTATTACCAGAACAGAATAA
- the yihA gene encoding ribosome biogenesis GTP-binding protein YihA/YsxC, translating into MIIKEAKFLVSNTRVDLCPAPDKPEYAFIGRSNVGKSSLINMLTQHKGLAKTSSSPGKTQLINHFLINNEWFLVDLPGYGYAKVSKESRESWRKMINFYFKERPNLTCVFVLVDSRHEPLKQDLEFINSLGNIGVPFVIVFTKTDKQSGSKTDSTVAAYTRKLLETWDELPQMFKTSAVGNQGREEILNFIDEVNKQIKNQE; encoded by the coding sequence ATGATTATTAAAGAAGCCAAATTTTTAGTAAGTAATACACGTGTAGATCTATGCCCTGCACCTGATAAACCGGAATATGCCTTTATTGGCCGGTCTAATGTGGGTAAATCTTCACTCATCAACATGCTTACACAACATAAAGGCCTTGCTAAAACATCATCCTCTCCAGGTAAAACGCAGCTTATCAACCACTTCCTCATTAACAACGAATGGTTTCTGGTTGATTTACCAGGGTATGGGTATGCAAAGGTTAGCAAAGAGTCGCGTGAGAGTTGGCGCAAAATGATTAACTTCTATTTTAAAGAGCGCCCAAACCTAACCTGCGTGTTTGTATTGGTAGATTCCAGGCACGAACCTCTAAAACAGGATTTAGAGTTTATAAATTCTCTCGGAAATATAGGGGTTCCGTTTGTTATTGTATTTACAAAAACAGACAAGCAGTCAGGCTCCAAAACAGACTCAACCGTTGCCGCCTATACACGTAAACTGCTGGAAACATGGGATGAGCTACCGCAGATGTTTAAAACTTCGGCTGTTGGGAACCAAGGTAGAGAAGAAATTCTTAACTTTATCGACGAAGTGAATAAGCAGATAAAAAACCAGGAATAA